The DNA region TTTACTTGGCCGTTCTTCCTTTGGTTTTTCTTTACCATCTTTACCAAGTACTCGGGCCTCTGGAGTAGTAGCtggagtcttttcttttttctcttgttctttctctttccctttttctttgtcattttctttaacaGCTTTGCTGTTAGAGCCACTATTTCCATTGCTTGAATTCCCTTTTGGTGTGGCATTAGAAGCTTTATTAACTGCTTTCACACCACACTGAGATCTCTCCCTTGATTTATCAGTCTCATCGTTACTGCTTTCAACCGATTTACATGCACTTCCTGTTGACGATGAAGAAAGCCCACTACAAGGCCCATTTTGTATACTGGCAATTGCATTCCTCGGAGGGGGGTCTTTGTGATGAAACTCATTTTCAGGTATCATGTATGACTTTCTACTTTTCAACTGCCCAGAGTAGCCCATAGCCAATGCATATAGATCTggcctcttctctttctccccttgGCAGATTTTATGCACTCTTCTTTCCAAAGCCTGACCCAGATTCAAAACTTTTGGGTACCAAGGAAGTATTTTTGTTAGCACAATCAAGATATTCCTGATGTGAGTACATTCGCCTGTTTCAAGGCAATGTACCGATGCCTTGGTTAGTTTGTAATGCCATTTATGTACAACGTGTCGAAAATTTTCATAGTCTAATTGATCAGCTTTATTTCCACCATCAAAACCAGTTGCCCGTAATATAGTAAGAAATCCTGGATACTTTCCACATTCCTTTTCATATGTGGCTCTATCACTGTGCCACCTGGTCACAGTCTCTAACATGCAGCAAAGGAATCTTCCATATCGACTAGCTTCATTTTCAGTACAGCTTGCAACTGTGTAAATTATATCAGAGAAAACTCGATCAGAGCAAAGAAGTGTGGAAAACTTTGGAGTTTTCTGTTGATGTACCAATTCAACAAAACGAGCACAGTAAACAGCATCAATTGCTGAAAAAATGCATCGAGGAAATATACACAGCTGTAGAAATTTTGTGATGGTCTCATTTTTGGTAGATTTTGCTAAAAGCCAATTGTCCTTTTCCAGTTTCAGTCTCTGTAGCACTCGCTGTACATGTTCCAtctgcttcttttcttcttcaagaaGCTTGTCCTGAAGGGCAGTACATCgctccttctcttttttctttttgtttggagACATTTCCTGATTGTCATCAATTGCTTTCATCTGGACTTTAAGTTTATTGACTTCCCGTTCATAGCTGGTATGTGGAACTGCAAGGTCATACATTGTCAATGACCAGAACGTGGCATAGAATTGAGGGCTGATGTCATCCCAGACTTTGGAAACATGTAAGGAAGCCACTGCTTTATGCACAGGAGCCATCACCATTTCACATGATGTAATGTACTTGTGAACTTTATGTTGCTGTTTATTTCCCTTCTCTGATTTTTTAAGTTCATTATACTTGGACGAAATATGGTGTGCATACATTGGCCTAGACAGGAAAAATGCTGCATCATGGGGTGTGTGAAATTCATTACAGAGCACATCAATTGAAGGCACTCGCTTTATATAATCCTCTGTGCTTAGATTAGATgctaaaaacccaccaaactgtACCAGGGTATCATGACACTGATCATAGAGCTTTCCCACAAGTTTCAAATGTTTCTCTCCACCTTCCTGAAAGATTACTCCATTCCTCTGCTGAGCCATAAGCAAACAGAGAGGAAGAGCAAGATCATGGTCTAATAGTGCATCCTTTAATCTCTGGGAGGATTTTTTAGTGTTTCTTATCTGGCCAAAGTAACCACCCTCAGCTTTTAGTTGCTCTCCACCAGTCATGGCCTCTAGTTGCTCCATTGTCATTTCTTCTATAATTTCTATGCCTGCCATTTTCTGTACCACTTCTTTCAATATAAGCAGGTCACAACTTTTGCCTGCCTTTAGCTGATTAGCCACATATTGAAGAAGACCAGCAAGATCAATTGGATATTTACAAAAAACTGCACCACAGAAACTAGCCAGACTCTGAAGCCAGCTTGAGATGGTTGTGTCATCATGtttcattctctccttttctggATTAGCTAAAGCTTCAATGATACAATAGGCCAAGACGTCATAATTCAATGAAGTGAGGTATTTCAATGAATCTACTACAGGTGTTATTAAGTTATCATACTTCTGTATTTGTGACAAGATATAATCAAACAAAATGGTTGGATTGCTGTGGCTCAACTTCCCAATTTGTCTTCCAGAGGGCTTCACATTTTCCTTGGTTAGACGCTTCATGATATATTTGGCTCTGTCTATTGTTTGAGCTTTAACTTTTACTAGAAGTGGATGACTGTTGTAAGTTTCATTCTTCCACTGGCCATACAGACGATATCTATGCTGatatggaaatgttttaaacattCCCCACAGTTCCTCAGACATATAAGCATTGCAGCCCATCAAAGAAAGAGATGGAAGTAATACCTGGTCAGTAATGCTAAGCAAGCAGCTAAGGATAACGTCCGTCTTCTCTTTATCTTCTTGTTTGCTTCCATCAGACTGAAACTCCTTCATAAATGACTTGCCTATCCGCACCACTTTTGCGAATAAAATGGGATCGTGAGAAAGGTGAGGACCAAGGTAACAGAACATATTGAAGACGTCTCTCCTCAAATCTTCAAAGCTCTCTGCTTGTTTTGGTGCTCTCTTATTTTGCAAAGCATCAACAGGTGAGCATTTAGCACCTTTAGGAACGCCCACTCTTCGGTAGAGAGGCTCAACAGTTATATGAATAAGCTTGCAAATAGCAAGGGCTATTAGTTTATGTGAAGCTGCATAGTATGGAGGCATCTGATCCATAATTTTCTGTGCATGCTGCCAATCACCAATCTTTAACAAGGCTTCCAACAAACCAAGTTTTTGGTTGTCAGGTGGCTTCtccactttctcctcttctttctctcctttgtcaATTTTATCAGGAGACAGTACAACCATTGTCAGTTTTCTAACAATCTGCTTAGCTTCTACAATTTCTCGTTTGTGTTCATCCATAATGCAATTATCAGCTGGAAGAAGATGTACATAAAGATCATCTAAATCAATAAGATTAAATTGTAGAAGTACTGCTGCAACTCTGTACAAAGATGAAGGAGTCTCTCCATTTGGTTCCTGGTAAAACTTGAATTTGAACCCAAGAATATGACACAGTGTTTGCGGTTCACACATACTCATGTAAGAGTctaataaagatataaagaagtcATCGTGTTCTGGCCTGCATTCAAACACTTCTAAAATGACATCCAGAACTCTATTGGGATCCAGATTAAAGCATCCTATTAAATATTTGATACTTTCTAAGATCAAATCACTAGTAATATTTCCAGATAAATCTTGCCCCAATTCAGCAGTCAGCTTGGCATaaccttcattttcttctcttaacaAATTAAATTTTTGCTGCTTATAAAAGAGTTTTGTCTTGATTTTAACTGACTTTTGATTGAATTGCTGTAATTGTTTGATAAGCCCTAATGATTCCAACGTTTCTGGATCCAAGCGTTCCTTTAGAACTGTGTCTGAAACGAAGTACAAACATGCTAATACCAGTTGTGTAAAAGAGTCTCTCttgcttttttcttctaaacAATTTGTCTCAGTATCTAATATGCAGAATATGTCAGCAAGAATGGAGGGCATGTCCTCACAAAATTCACTAATGTCATTAAGAACATTAGATGCCTGTTCATGCTTTAGATTTCCTTTAATGACATGGTATGATAACTCATAAAGAGCTTGCTGGAAATCTCTATAAGTTGAACTATCATGGCTTTTATGTTCACTGAGGATCCggcataaatgcaaaaattcacCTCTCCCTGATTTCTCCCAGTTCTTTATCCACGCTACGGGAACCACGACAGCTGCGTTCGCCATCTTCCCCTCCCTAGTAGCAAAAACCCGGATGTGTAGCACGCGAGCGAGGGGTCAAAGGGGAGCACCGCCCACGGGAATGCCGGGAGCCGCCTCTGTGTGCTCGGAATTAGCTGCGTGGGGAGCGGAGGGGCGGCCGGGGCAGCGGGCGGCCGCGGGGACGCCCCCTCCCGGTCCAACGTGCTGCCGGGGAAGCAGCGCGGGGCCGGCGGCGCTTGGTCAACGTCGCGGGGCGCGCGGCGGCCTCCGGGGCGTCCGAGAGGAGCTGCCACGTGGGCGGCGGGGCGGCGTGGACCCAGCATGAGTGAATTTCCCTGTAAAAAACGTGATGACTATTTGGAATGGCCTGAGTATTTCATGGCAGTGGCCTTCTTATCGGCACAGAGGAGCAAAGATCCAAATTCCCAGGTCGGAGCCTGCATCGTGAATGCAGAAAACAAGATTGTGGGCATTGGGTACAATGGAATGCTAAATGGATGCAGTGGTGACCTCTTGCCTTGGAGGAGGACAGCGGAGAGTATACTGGATACCAAATACCCTTACGGTAGGGCATGTTGTGTGTTCCATTCTGCTTGTGTCATAGCCTCGGTGAGTGCTTAAATAACGGTAGATGGTCAGAAAGCATCATCTTCCTTTTCAGTTGTTACCGAcagctggaaagaaaaaaaatcctattgaAGTACCCCAATTTCCCTTAAGTGCCAAAGAGAGCCAAGAAGTGGAGGCGTGGTAGTGGTCACACAGCCTGGCCCTGGGGCCAGGGCTCTGTCGTGGGCCTCGCGTGTTTCACTGGTGGCGGGCTTCTCTGCAGAGTGCCACAGCCCCCGGGGGAGGTGGCTGTGAAATGGGCATGGTGGCCCTGCCATTTGTTTCTTGGCTACTTGGGAGCGGGGCCAGCTAACCAAGTACTGGCCAGGGCTTTGCTCTGATGAGAAGCAGCATGCATTTCCATCTACTGAGGAAATCTGGCTCAAGCTCATCTCTGGGAAGCAGGACACAAGCTGTGAGCTGgacaccaggagagggatgatGCAGTCGCCTCTTCCTGTTCCCCCGGGCGCCGCAAGCCCAGAGTGGGCGCTGGCCAGACCGCGAGCCAGATGCGTGGAACGCGAGACCTTTGGCCTGGCCAACTCTGGTTTTCATCTTTAAATTAGGGGAGGATGCTTGTTATAATCTGTTGGCTATCTGAGCCCCAGGGGGACTCACTTCAGAGATTATCAGAGATCATCTGGGAGTGACCAGCCAAGCCTCACTTTTCCTTTAACTCCCTGGAGAATATGCAACTAATGCTGTAAAGAGGTGCATCGGGCTGCATATGCTGGTTGCAGAATTTTCTTAATGTTTGGACCTGAATTTATGTCTGGAAATGAACAGACTGCCTCTGTTGGAAGTAACGTAGATGCGGGCCATCCGAGTGGGAAAGCTGTGCTTTCAGGAAATAAGGGTCAAGTGTCCTGTGAGCCCTTTCTGTTTCATTGGCTCTTCCCTGCTAGGTTTTCCTCTGGAGTTTTCTCACGAAGAGCTCCAAGGCTACATGTAgcctaatttatatatttttactaatgttCCTGGACCTTAATCATGTTAAATAAGCCCCATAAATTTCTTtctaagctggaaaaaaaaaaagaattagctgCGTGACGTTGGGTGAGTCTGCTAATCTCTCCAAGACCCTGCCCTTACCTGTAAAAGGTAGAAAACACCACCCCCTCTCAGGGCTGTTGTAGAATGCAGTGAAATGTATAGGAAGATGCTTAGTACTGACCCTGGCACTTGGTAAATTGTGGTGGCAACTCTGATTTCCTTGTCCAGGCTGGATAGCCCTTTATCAAGTCCTGAATTCATGGCCTTTTTTTTCCCTGGCTGGAAAGTTTATAACTAcaactttaattttattaatagatATAGGACTTTTCAAgttatctgtttcttcctgagtgagctttggtagtttgtatctttgaAGGCATTTGTCCATGTCATCCCAGAGTTTGAATGTTCCAGTCCCCGGCATAAAGTTCCAGTGAAAGTAGGCCTGAGGCTCATCTGAGAAACAGCCATGAATCCACCTGGCCAAGGTGGAGCACCTTAAATTCAGTTAGAGACTCACCATGTGACACTGGAATAAGGAGACTGGACCAGAGTAGGGGCTCCTGACCATTTCCGATTACAGCCCCCTCCAGGTGAGGAAAACGATGTCCCTCTCCTGGAGAAGGATATCATCACACAGAAATATGCATGTACTTTCAGAAGGTGTCAGGCCCCCTGAGGCTGGACTGAGGATCCCTCAGTGCCCCACCCCAAGGTTAGGAAAAGTGATCGCTGATGGTCAAACATTCGCTTTGTGCCACGGGCTCTTCTGGACACGGATTAACGTGGTTCATCCTCTCACTAACCCCATAAGGTAGCCACTGTTGTCAGATGGAGAAACCGAGCAGAGCGCAGCTCGCCCAAAGTCATGCAGCTAGGAAGTGATAGGCCGCGGAGGGACGCAGGCAGCCTGGCTCTAACCAGTGTTCTCCTAATCCCTCTCCCATCCTGCCTTCTCACCCTGGACCGCTGGTCTCCCAGCTCTCAGAGTCCACAGCGTTCGGTAATTCTGATACAGAATCTCAGCCTCCAGGCCTACCCACCTCCCCCAAGTGAAAGGAGTGTTTTCTGGGATTCCTCTCCTGAGCTgtcctccaccccttcccccagaAGGCTGCCCTTTGTGCTCAGGTTTCCCCTTCATGGAATGCTGGGGGTGGAAGGTACTGAGAAGAGGCTCCACAAGCTGGACCCCACAACTCAGAGACCCTGGATCTCCTTCCCACTGTGTCCTGACCTTAGATTCTGCAGGCCACCCAGCAGAGTGGGGAGAATCTCCAGTGCCCTAGAGGTTCAGTCCCTGGAGCCTGGACAAGCCCAGCTGTGCTTCCACCCCGCCCCACAGGCTGCTGGAGAAGGATCAGCAAGCCCAGTGGGCCCGGGAGGTGGAGATGCTACGCCAGGAACACCGGAAGGAGATGCAGGCCATGGTGGCCGATTTCAGCAGCGCTCAAGCGCAGCTCCACGCCCGGCTGGCTGCCCTGGAAACCGAGTAAGTGAGGACTTGGCCCCAGGTTGGGAGGGACTAGTAGATGTACCATTTTATTAGGGGGACCTCATCCTAGTGTCCCCAGGACTctgctaggtttttttttttttttttttttttttggcggtacgcaggcgtctcactgttgtggcctctccctttgcagagcacaggctccggacgcacaggctcagcagccatggctcacgggcccagccgcttcgcggcatgtgggatcttcccggggcatgaacccgtgtcccctgcatcggcaggcggactctcaaccactgcgccaccagggaagccccctctcctaGTTTTAAAACTAGAAGTCCCGAGTTCCAGAAGCGCCTCAGttccaggcaaactgggatggtTGGCCACCCATCTTTTTATGAGACTGCATTCCCGTCTTGTGCAGGGTACTGGGAATCTGTGAGGAATGAGCATGGTTTGACCCTCACACACAGAAGAAGATCAGGGCTACTTTTTTATGAGCATTTCTGCCTTCTAatgtgcatcatctcatttaatcttcacagcagttCTTCAGGGTGGAAACCATTGTTCCCATGGATTGATTAAGAAAGCAAGGGCCCCTCATGcaagcattcatttattcattcagcaaatatttgttaagggCCTACTGTGTGCCTTGCACTGTTTTAGGCTCTGGAGTTACAGTGggaataaaacaaagactgtgCTCTCATAGCACTCACAAATTCTAGATGGGGATTCTGACaaagaaataagcaaataaatatttaacttcaTATCAGGTAATGAAAGTACCTGAAGGTACTAGAAGGAAAACAGGATCAGTGTCTAGAGTGCCAAGGGTGggcaaggaggtgacatttaagcataaagaggagaggaaatgagAGAGCCATCTGGACGAAGAGCATTCCAAGCAGCcagaacagcaagt from Mesoplodon densirostris isolate mMesDen1 chromosome 1, mMesDen1 primary haplotype, whole genome shotgun sequence includes:
- the LOC132493374 gene encoding THO complex subunit 2-like, with amino-acid sequence MANAAVVVPVAWIKNWEKSGRGEFLHLCRILSEHKSHDSSTYRDFQQALYELSYHVIKGNLKHEQASNVLNDISEFCEDMPSILADIFCILDTETNCLEEKSKRDSFTQLVLACLYFVSDTVLKERLDPETLESLGLIKQLQQFNQKSVKIKTKLFYKQQKFNLLREENEGYAKLTAELGQDLSGNITSDLILESIKYLIGCFNLDPNRVLDVILEVFECRPEHDDFFISLLDSYMSMCEPQTLCHILGFKFKFYQEPNGETPSSLYRVAAVLLQFNLIDLDDLYVHLLPADNCIMDEHKREIVEAKQIVRKLTMVVLSPDKIDKGEKEEEKVEKPPDNQKLGLLEALLKIGDWQHAQKIMDQMPPYYAASHKLIALAICKLIHITVEPLYRRVGVPKGAKCSPVDALQNKRAPKQAESFEDLRRDVFNMFCYLGPHLSHDPILFAKVVRIGKSFMKEFQSDGSKQEDKEKTDVILSCLLSITDQVLLPSLSLMGCNAYMSEELWGMFKTFPYQHRYRLYGQWKNETYNSHPLLVKVKAQTIDRAKYIMKRLTKENVKPSGRQIGKLSHSNPTILFDYILSQIQKYDNLITPVVDSLKYLTSLNYDVLAYCIIEALANPEKERMKHDDTTISSWLQSLASFCGAVFCKYPIDLAGLLQYVANQLKAGKSCDLLILKEVVQKMAGIEIIEEMTMEQLEAMTGGEQLKAEGGYFGQIRNTKKSSQRLKDALLDHDLALPLCLLMAQQRNGVIFQEGGEKHLKLVGKLYDQCHDTLVQFGGFLASNLSTEDYIKRVPSIDVLCNEFHTPHDAAFFLSRPMYAHHISSKYNELKKSEKGNKQQHKVHKYITSCEMVMAPVHKAVASLHVSKVWDDISPQFYATFWSLTMYDLAVPHTSYEREVNKLKVQMKAIDDNQEMSPNKKKKEKERCTALQDKLLEEEKKQMEHVQRVLQRLKLEKDNWLLAKSTKNETITKFLQLCIFPRCIFSAIDAVYCARFVELVHQQKTPKFSTLLCSDRVFSDIIYTVASCTENEASRYGRFLCCMLETVTRWHSDRATYEKECGKYPGFLTILRATGFDGGNKADQLDYENFRHVVHKWHYKLTKASVHCLETGECTHIRNILIVLTKILPWYPKVLNLGQALERRVHKICQGEKEKRPDLYALAMGYSGQLKSRKSYMIPENEFHHKDPPPRNAIASIQNGPCSGLSSSSTGSACKSVESSNDETDKSRERSQCGVKAVNKASNATPKGNSSNGNSGSNSKAVKENDKEKGKEKEQEKKEKTPATTPEARVLGKDGKEKPKEERPSKDEKAREMKERTPKSDKEKEKFKKEGKAKDEEFKTTVPSAESKSTQEKEREKEPSRERDITKEMKLKENVKGGEKTPVSGSLKSPVPRSDIAEVERELKRHKIDTYPSPSHCSTVLPKVPLGSENYASSPVISIHFLQDSLIELKESSAKLYISHTPPPLSKSEEREMDKKDLDKSRERSREREKKDEKDRKERKRDHSDNDREVPLDLLTKRRREEHGTMGVSKHKSESPCESPYPNEKDKEKNKSKSSGKEKGSDSFKSEKMDKISSGGKKESRHDKGKIEKKEKWDSSGGKEEKKQSSDKHR